GCAGGCACGCTCGGCAACACCATGCCGCTGCTGCCGTACTACCAGGCGGGCACGGGCTACCTGTCGGCATCCATCGGCTACACCCTCAACGAGCACATCAGCTTCTCGTTCGATGCGATGAACCTCAACAACCCGACGCTGCGTTACTACGTGTATGGCCACCAGGCCGGCCTGAACTTCGGCAAGGTGCCGGAAGCGTTCTACACGAACGGTCGCCAGTACTACCTGACGGCGAACTTCAAGTTCTAAAGCTTCTTCCCGCCAGGGACCTGGCACGATTGCCAGGTCCCTTTTTTCCCAGGCAGTTCGATGGGAACGAATGGCAGGTAACGGCTGAGATGTCATCCACTGCGATGTCGGGTCACCGGCATCGCAGTTTTTGTATCACTTGCCGCCTTTTGTGCGATGGCGTTGCTATGGTGCATGGACCATGCATCGCGGAGGACGGGTCATGAGCGAACATGCCGAAGACGTACCGGCACCCCAGCCCATCGAGGAATACCAGGCCGTACCCGGCCAGCCATTGCGCCTTGAAGACCTCATGGGTCGCCATCGCCCGCTGGTCATCCGCGGCCTGGTGCGTGACTGGCCCGTGGTGAAGTGGGCGAAAGAGTCCGACACCGCCTTTGCGCAAGGCATGGCCCAGTGGGACAACGGCACCGACGTCAGCACGCTGATGGTGGCGCCCGAGGCCGAGGGCATCATCGGCTACACGCCGGACATGAACGGTTTCAGTTACCAGCACTTCAAGGTGCCGGTCACCCTGGGCCTGCAGCGCCTGGCGAAGTACAGCAGGCGACCGGACGCGCCGGGTCTGGTGATCCAGAGCGCCGTGATCCGTGACTGCATTCCCGGGTTCCTGGCGGAACATGCGTTGCCGCTGCTGGCGCCCGGTGTGGAGCCGCGCCTGTGGATGGGCAACAAGGTCACTACGCCTACGCATTTCGATTCGCAGCACAACATTGCTTGCGTGGTCTGCGGCGTGCGGCGTTTCACGCTGTTCCCGCCGGAGCAGCTGCCCAATCTCTACATCGGCCCGCTGGACTACGCGCCCACGGGCGCGGCGATCAGCCTCGCGCGCCTGGACCGGCCGGACGACCCGCGTTTCCCCCGCCTGAAGACCGCGCTGGCGGCGGCGCAGGTGGCCGAGCTGCATCCCGGTGACGCGATCTACATGCCGCCGCTGTGGTGGCACAACGTCGAGTCACTGGAGCAGCTCAATGCGCTGGTGAACTACTGGTGGCCGACGCTCGACGTGGAAGGATCCAATCCCGGTCACGCAAGAGCTGCGCTGTACCACTGCCTGATGGCCTTCCGCAGCTTGCCGGCCGCGGAGCGCGTGAACTGGCAGAACCTGATCAACCATTATGTCTTCGGTGACGAGGACGCCGTGGCGCATATTCCCGAGCATCGTCGCGGCGTACTGGGTCCGCTTACCGCCGAGACGATGGAACTTCTCAAGCAGGGAGCGCGCGCGCACCTGTGAGGTAACCCGTTTCGCTTTGCGCACCGTCGCGCAGTGATGAAGGATTCGTCAGTTGGCTGGCACCCGCAGCAACAAGGATTCGAACTCGTGAAAGCCAGGCTCCTCATTCCGTTCCAGGCATCGGCCAGCGCCACGGGCACGACAAGGTGCCGCCGTCTCGCCATCGCATTGCCGTTGCTCTTCGCGCAGGCGACGCTGGCCTCCGAAGCCAAGGTGCTGGTCGATCAGGTCGGTTACGACACCGGCGCGGTCAAGCAGGCGATCGTGACGGGTGATGCGACCTCGCCGTCGCGCGCCTTTCGTGTAGTGAATGCCGACACCGGCAAGGTGGCCATGCAGGGCATGCTGTCCGGCACCGGCAAGGTGGCGCACTGGGATGGCGAATACGCCGTCGCGGATTTCAGCAGCGTGCGCACGCCCGGGCGCTATGTCGTCGAGCTGCCGATGGACGGCCATGACGTGCGCTCCTGGACGTTCGAGGTGCAGGACAACGTGCTCGAACGGCACACGCTGTCCAACGTCATCTATTACTTCAAGGGCCAGCGTTCCAGCGGCCTGATGGACAAGGCCGACACGCACCTGGCGCATCCGGATGGCACGCCGGGTACGCTCGATATCCATGGTGGCTGGTATGACGCCACCGGCGACTACGGCATCCACCTGTCGCACCAGAATCTCACCAGTTACTTCAACCCCCAACAGGTGCCGTTGGCCGCGTGGAGCCTGCTGAGCACCTGGCGACAGCTGGAAGCGCGCAACGACAAGAACTTCCGCGAGTACAACCGTCGCCTGCTCGACGAAGGCCTGTTCGGTGCGGATTTCCTCGTGCGCGACAAACGACCGGACGGGTCCTTCTACCAGTCCATCGACGCGCCCGGTCCCGGCAAGCTGCCGCAGGATCGCCGTATCGGCGACCCGAACTGGCGCACACAGATCAAGCTGAAGCCGGGCGATCACACCGAGAAGGTCGACCAGCCCGCGCGTGGTCCGCATGCCTACGAAGCCAGCTTCCGCGGTGGTGGCGGCATGGCCATCGCTGCGCTGGCGCTGGCTGCCAGCACGGGTGTGGAAGGTGACTTCGGCACGAAGGATTACCTCAGGGCAGCCGAAGAGGCGTACCGTTTTCTGGACGCGCACAACCGCGAGCTGATCA
The nucleotide sequence above comes from Dyella telluris. Encoded proteins:
- a CDS encoding glycoside hydrolase family 9 protein, which encodes MKARLLIPFQASASATGTTRCRRLAIALPLLFAQATLASEAKVLVDQVGYDTGAVKQAIVTGDATSPSRAFRVVNADTGKVAMQGMLSGTGKVAHWDGEYAVADFSSVRTPGRYVVELPMDGHDVRSWTFEVQDNVLERHTLSNVIYYFKGQRSSGLMDKADTHLAHPDGTPGTLDIHGGWYDATGDYGIHLSHQNLTSYFNPQQVPLAAWSLLSTWRQLEARNDKNFREYNRRLLDEGLFGADFLVRDKRPDGSFYQSIDAPGPGKLPQDRRIGDPNWRTQIKLKPGDHTEKVDQPARGPHAYEASFRGGGGMAIAALALAASTGVEGDFGTKDYLRAAEEAYRFLDAHNRELINDSKENIVDDYCALLAAVELYRATHDDAWRKAADARARRLMGRLVSHGGHRDYWRADDGTRPFFHPADAGLPVVALAEYASIADATQQARVRETVKRSLQAELAVTAEVNNPFGYARQLVRGGDGRVRTAFFFPHDTEAAPWWQGENARLASLAAAARLAAPLYNGDTAFQQQLQVYAWNQLHWILGRNPYDSSMLMGSGHHNAPYMFFDSYAYTNAPGAIINGITSGLDDDEGIAFDLGYAQTGKDDDWRWTEQWLPHDAWYLFAISLPHD
- a CDS encoding cupin-like domain-containing protein → MSEHAEDVPAPQPIEEYQAVPGQPLRLEDLMGRHRPLVIRGLVRDWPVVKWAKESDTAFAQGMAQWDNGTDVSTLMVAPEAEGIIGYTPDMNGFSYQHFKVPVTLGLQRLAKYSRRPDAPGLVIQSAVIRDCIPGFLAEHALPLLAPGVEPRLWMGNKVTTPTHFDSQHNIACVVCGVRRFTLFPPEQLPNLYIGPLDYAPTGAAISLARLDRPDDPRFPRLKTALAAAQVAELHPGDAIYMPPLWWHNVESLEQLNALVNYWWPTLDVEGSNPGHARAALYHCLMAFRSLPAAERVNWQNLINHYVFGDEDAVAHIPEHRRGVLGPLTAETMELLKQGARAHL